In a single window of the marine bacterium B5-7 genome:
- the rnt gene encoding ribonuclease T: MRNSAGKILSIHERFRGFLPVVVDVETGGFDASRDALLEVAAVILTIDEDGKLVPKETVHHHIEPFPGAHMAQESLEVTGIKPFNPFRFALEEKKGLSSVFDTVRKELGATRCQRAVLVGHNATFDLSFMQAAVARCKIKKDPFHHFTTFDTAALSALAFGQTVLARALKCAGIPFDLNEAHSALYDAEKTAELFCYIVNRWHDLGGWMPG; the protein is encoded by the coding sequence ATGCGCAACTCAGCAGGCAAAATTCTTTCGATCCACGAACGCTTTCGTGGATTTTTGCCTGTGGTTGTGGATGTCGAAACTGGCGGTTTTGATGCTAGCCGTGATGCCTTACTAGAAGTCGCTGCCGTCATACTCACCATTGATGAAGACGGCAAGCTTGTGCCTAAAGAAACTGTACATCATCACATTGAACCTTTTCCCGGTGCACACATGGCGCAAGAATCTTTAGAGGTCACTGGCATCAAGCCCTTTAATCCTTTTCGTTTTGCCCTGGAAGAGAAAAAAGGTTTGTCATCGGTATTTGATACGGTACGAAAAGAATTAGGTGCCACACGCTGCCAACGCGCAGTGTTGGTGGGACATAACGCCACCTTTGATTTAAGCTTTATGCAGGCTGCTGTCGCACGCTGTAAGATAAAGAAAGATCCCTTCCACCACTTTACGACATTTGATACGGCGGCCTTAAGCGCCCTCGCCTTCGGTCAAACTGTTTTAGCCCGCGCATTGAAATGTGCTGGCATTCCTTTTGATCTGAACGAAGCCCACTCTGCCCTCTACGATGCAGAAAAAACAGCTGAACTCTTTTGCTATATCGTCAATCGATGGCATGACTTAGGGGGTTGGATGCCAGGCTAG